The Apodemus sylvaticus chromosome 5, mApoSyl1.1, whole genome shotgun sequence genome has a segment encoding these proteins:
- the Osbpl2 gene encoding oxysterol-binding protein-related protein 2 isoform X2: MNGEEEFFDAVTGFDSDNSTGEFSETNKISGMIDLDTSKSTRSGKNGERPPQENGIQKHRTALPAPMFTRSDFSVWSILKKCIGLELSKITMPIAFNEPLSFLQRITEYMEHVYLIHKASNQSQPLERMQSVAAFAVSAVASQWERTGKPFNPLLGETYELIREDLGFRFISEQVSHHPPISAFYSEGLNQDFMFHGSIYPKLKFWGKSVEAEPRGTITLELLKHNEAYTWTNPTCCVHNVILGQLWIEQYGIVEILNHSRKKLFIMYGKWTECLWGIDPTSYESFKKQEKRGDHARKVKTDDGPEKANSDVPGDMADDVPVAQETVQVIPGSKLLWRINSRPPNSAQMYNFTSFTVSLNELESGMEKTLPPTDCRLRPDIRGMENGNMDLASQEKERLEEKQREARKERAKEDTEWRTRWFSPGNNPYTGAPDWLYAGHYFERNFSDCPDIY, from the exons ATGAACGGGGAGGAAGAATTCTTTGATGCCGTCACAG GCTTTGATTCTGATAATTCTACGGGGGAATTTTCAGAGACAAATAAAATTAGTGGGATGATTGACTTGGATACCAGCAAAAGTACTAGGAGTGGGAAAAATGGGGAGAGACCACCACAAGAGAATGGAATTCAGAAGCACAG GACAGCCCTTCCTGCTCCTATGTTCACCAGAAGTGACTTCAGCGTGTGGAGTATCCTGAAGAAATGCATTGGCTTG GAGCTATCCAAGATCACAATGCCAATTGCCTTCAATGAGCCACTGAGCTTCCTGCAGCGGATTACAGAGTACATGGAGCATGTGTACCTTATTCACAAAGCCTCAAATCAGTCCCAGCCCCTGGAGAGGATGCAG TCTGTAGCTGCCTTTGCGGTCTCGGCTGTGGCTTCCCAGTGGGAGAGAACTGGCAAACCCTTTAACCCACTCTTGGGAGAGACATACGAGTTGATCAG GGAAGACTTAGGGTTCAGATTTATATCTGAGCAGGTCAGTCACCACCCTCCTATTAGTGCATTTTATTCAGAAGGTCTCAATCAAGACTTCATGTTCCATGGTTCCATCTATCCAAAGCTGAAGTTCTGGGGCAAGAGTGTGGAGGCTGAGCCCCGGGGGACCATCACACTGGAGCTGCTCAA ACATAATGAAGCCTATACCTGGACCAACCCTACCTGCTGTGTGCACAATGTCATCCTTGGGCAGCTATGGATAGAGCAGTATGGGATAGTGGAGATCCTAAATCACAG CAGGAAGAAGCTCTTTATAATGTATGGCAAGTGGACAGAGTGCTTGTGGGGCATAGATCCTACTTCATACGAGTCCTTTAAGAAGCAAGAGAAGAGAGGTGACCATGCCAGGAAGGTCAAGACG GATGATGGCCCCGAGAAAGCTAACAGTGACGTGCCTGGTGACATGGCAGACGATGTTCCTGTGGCTCAGGAGACGGTACAGGTCATTCCTGGCAGTAAGCTGCTCTGGAGGATCAACAGCCGGCCTCCCAACTCTGCTCAG ATGTACAACTTCACCAGCTTCACTGTGAGTCTCAACGAGCTGGAGTCAGGCATGGAGAAGACTCTGCCACCCACAGACTGCCGCCTCCGTCCTGACATACGCGGCATGGAGAACGGAAACATGG ATCTGGCCAGCCAGGAGAAGGAGcggctagaggaaaagcagagggaggccagaaaagaacgTGCCAAAGAGGACACAGAGTGGCGGACCAG GTGGTTCTCTCCAGGCAATAACCCCTACACAGGAGCTCCTGACTGGCTGTATGCCGGCCACTACTTTGAGCGTAATTTCTCAGACTGTCCAGACATCTACTAA
- the Osbpl2 gene encoding oxysterol-binding protein-related protein 2 isoform X1 — protein sequence MNGEEEFFDAVTGFDSDNSTGEFSETNKISGMIDLDTSKSTRSGKNGERPPQENGIQKHRTALPAPMFTRSDFSVWSILKKCIGLELSKITMPIAFNEPLSFLQRITEYMEHVYLIHKASNQSQPLERMQSVAAFAVSAVASQWERTGKPFNPLLGETYELIREDLGFRFISEQVSHHPPISAFYSEGLNQDFMFHGSIYPKLKFWGKSVEAEPRGTITLELLKHNEAYTWTNPTCCVHNVILGQLWIEQYGIVEILNHRTGDKCILHFKPCGLFGKELHRVEGYIQDKNRKKLFIMYGKWTECLWGIDPTSYESFKKQEKRGDHARKVKTDDGPEKANSDVPGDMADDVPVAQETVQVIPGSKLLWRINSRPPNSAQMYNFTSFTVSLNELESGMEKTLPPTDCRLRPDIRGMENGNMDLASQEKERLEEKQREARKERAKEDTEWRTRWFSPGNNPYTGAPDWLYAGHYFERNFSDCPDIY from the exons ATGAACGGGGAGGAAGAATTCTTTGATGCCGTCACAG GCTTTGATTCTGATAATTCTACGGGGGAATTTTCAGAGACAAATAAAATTAGTGGGATGATTGACTTGGATACCAGCAAAAGTACTAGGAGTGGGAAAAATGGGGAGAGACCACCACAAGAGAATGGAATTCAGAAGCACAG GACAGCCCTTCCTGCTCCTATGTTCACCAGAAGTGACTTCAGCGTGTGGAGTATCCTGAAGAAATGCATTGGCTTG GAGCTATCCAAGATCACAATGCCAATTGCCTTCAATGAGCCACTGAGCTTCCTGCAGCGGATTACAGAGTACATGGAGCATGTGTACCTTATTCACAAAGCCTCAAATCAGTCCCAGCCCCTGGAGAGGATGCAG TCTGTAGCTGCCTTTGCGGTCTCGGCTGTGGCTTCCCAGTGGGAGAGAACTGGCAAACCCTTTAACCCACTCTTGGGAGAGACATACGAGTTGATCAG GGAAGACTTAGGGTTCAGATTTATATCTGAGCAGGTCAGTCACCACCCTCCTATTAGTGCATTTTATTCAGAAGGTCTCAATCAAGACTTCATGTTCCATGGTTCCATCTATCCAAAGCTGAAGTTCTGGGGCAAGAGTGTGGAGGCTGAGCCCCGGGGGACCATCACACTGGAGCTGCTCAA ACATAATGAAGCCTATACCTGGACCAACCCTACCTGCTGTGTGCACAATGTCATCCTTGGGCAGCTATGGATAGAGCAGTATGGGATAGTGGAGATCCTAAATCACAG AACTGGAGATAAGTGTATACTTCACTTCAAGCCTTGTGGATTGTTTGGGAAGGAACTTCACAGAGTAGAAGGGTACATTCAAGATAAAAA CAGGAAGAAGCTCTTTATAATGTATGGCAAGTGGACAGAGTGCTTGTGGGGCATAGATCCTACTTCATACGAGTCCTTTAAGAAGCAAGAGAAGAGAGGTGACCATGCCAGGAAGGTCAAGACG GATGATGGCCCCGAGAAAGCTAACAGTGACGTGCCTGGTGACATGGCAGACGATGTTCCTGTGGCTCAGGAGACGGTACAGGTCATTCCTGGCAGTAAGCTGCTCTGGAGGATCAACAGCCGGCCTCCCAACTCTGCTCAG ATGTACAACTTCACCAGCTTCACTGTGAGTCTCAACGAGCTGGAGTCAGGCATGGAGAAGACTCTGCCACCCACAGACTGCCGCCTCCGTCCTGACATACGCGGCATGGAGAACGGAAACATGG ATCTGGCCAGCCAGGAGAAGGAGcggctagaggaaaagcagagggaggccagaaaagaacgTGCCAAAGAGGACACAGAGTGGCGGACCAG GTGGTTCTCTCCAGGCAATAACCCCTACACAGGAGCTCCTGACTGGCTGTATGCCGGCCACTACTTTGAGCGTAATTTCTCAGACTGTCCAGACATCTACTAA
- the Osbpl2 gene encoding oxysterol-binding protein-related protein 2 isoform X3, whose amino-acid sequence MFTRSDFSVWSILKKCIGLELSKITMPIAFNEPLSFLQRITEYMEHVYLIHKASNQSQPLERMQSVAAFAVSAVASQWERTGKPFNPLLGETYELIREDLGFRFISEQVSHHPPISAFYSEGLNQDFMFHGSIYPKLKFWGKSVEAEPRGTITLELLKHNEAYTWTNPTCCVHNVILGQLWIEQYGIVEILNHRTGDKCILHFKPCGLFGKELHRVEGYIQDKNRKKLFIMYGKWTECLWGIDPTSYESFKKQEKRGDHARKVKTDDGPEKANSDVPGDMADDVPVAQETVQVIPGSKLLWRINSRPPNSAQMYNFTSFTVSLNELESGMEKTLPPTDCRLRPDIRGMENGNMDLASQEKERLEEKQREARKERAKEDTEWRTRWFSPGNNPYTGAPDWLYAGHYFERNFSDCPDIY is encoded by the exons ATGTTCACCAGAAGTGACTTCAGCGTGTGGAGTATCCTGAAGAAATGCATTGGCTTG GAGCTATCCAAGATCACAATGCCAATTGCCTTCAATGAGCCACTGAGCTTCCTGCAGCGGATTACAGAGTACATGGAGCATGTGTACCTTATTCACAAAGCCTCAAATCAGTCCCAGCCCCTGGAGAGGATGCAG TCTGTAGCTGCCTTTGCGGTCTCGGCTGTGGCTTCCCAGTGGGAGAGAACTGGCAAACCCTTTAACCCACTCTTGGGAGAGACATACGAGTTGATCAG GGAAGACTTAGGGTTCAGATTTATATCTGAGCAGGTCAGTCACCACCCTCCTATTAGTGCATTTTATTCAGAAGGTCTCAATCAAGACTTCATGTTCCATGGTTCCATCTATCCAAAGCTGAAGTTCTGGGGCAAGAGTGTGGAGGCTGAGCCCCGGGGGACCATCACACTGGAGCTGCTCAA ACATAATGAAGCCTATACCTGGACCAACCCTACCTGCTGTGTGCACAATGTCATCCTTGGGCAGCTATGGATAGAGCAGTATGGGATAGTGGAGATCCTAAATCACAG AACTGGAGATAAGTGTATACTTCACTTCAAGCCTTGTGGATTGTTTGGGAAGGAACTTCACAGAGTAGAAGGGTACATTCAAGATAAAAA CAGGAAGAAGCTCTTTATAATGTATGGCAAGTGGACAGAGTGCTTGTGGGGCATAGATCCTACTTCATACGAGTCCTTTAAGAAGCAAGAGAAGAGAGGTGACCATGCCAGGAAGGTCAAGACG GATGATGGCCCCGAGAAAGCTAACAGTGACGTGCCTGGTGACATGGCAGACGATGTTCCTGTGGCTCAGGAGACGGTACAGGTCATTCCTGGCAGTAAGCTGCTCTGGAGGATCAACAGCCGGCCTCCCAACTCTGCTCAG ATGTACAACTTCACCAGCTTCACTGTGAGTCTCAACGAGCTGGAGTCAGGCATGGAGAAGACTCTGCCACCCACAGACTGCCGCCTCCGTCCTGACATACGCGGCATGGAGAACGGAAACATGG ATCTGGCCAGCCAGGAGAAGGAGcggctagaggaaaagcagagggaggccagaaaagaacgTGCCAAAGAGGACACAGAGTGGCGGACCAG GTGGTTCTCTCCAGGCAATAACCCCTACACAGGAGCTCCTGACTGGCTGTATGCCGGCCACTACTTTGAGCGTAATTTCTCAGACTGTCCAGACATCTACTAA